GATCCGACGTGTCtgccgtcggcctatgccccgcttcgtagctgcatcagggatgagcattggatggggatttttttgagtgaatgggcatagaataccgatgccgtatatctcatgacaccaagtctgtgatgcggcttcttttgtgaaatattgagaaacataggacgcagcatctaacccagatacagaacaagccgcgatgacatgggagcatggtaagtgatgcacctttggcttctgacatcggcaaaataccctcccgtcaatggttatcaaaacttcttgaattaccctttgtctgcggacaccctgtccggtcctgtccctgcatgatacctcaaatctttgctcctttgtgcccatcgatatgactgagtgaaatcgagccttttcaatttttttctccatgtactcattgacccttctgcaaaaatgcactcctggatcattaagtaagggagcggctgatgcgtatcgctcccgaaaataccttatacatccatacatgatgaactcaacaatgccaacaagaggaaatccacgaacacgacgcattaccatattgtaacattcagcatggttggtcatctcgatcccataacgtctcccatctgtgtcatacaTAAGTGACCACCTCTCTTTAGgcgcaccatcaatccactatgaaaatggcttagcatatccaactaatgaatctgtagaacgtctcctgctggatgatgaggcctggctcttaagcaattcagcgctcatgtcatcaattataccccacaaagcatcaaacttcctctgctgattctgagtgcacaatcgcttaaacaaattcatcagatccttattcttgaaccactcataaaagttagcagccatatgcctcacacaccacctattgacaacatctggccatataggaggtgaagattgactaccttcttggagctgccttatagctgcaagtagACATGCATGCCTTTCACTGATAAGGCAAATattaggccttccagcaacaatgtgaatcttcagacgttcaagaaaccagtaccagctttctgtgttctcattctcaacaaaggcaaaggcgatgggaactatctgcttgttgcaatcaattctgattgccgtcaatattgttcccttatatttccctgtcaggaaagtgccgtcaatacacagaacaggaaggcagtaaatgaatgccctcacacatgctccaatgcagaagaaagctcgtagcagaatgcttggcccccctgacaagctcggtacaatgtatgtatcaaaagcacttccaggatttctgtgcacaatagcttcaagcatacgaggtaggttgtcatatgatgcttcataagtgccaaacctcatctcaaatactttttgtttagcccgccaagtctttgcatagctgatcacatactggaaattctgttcaatgtccctagttatcaatgcaggctcataatccattttgtcaagaatcaccccatacatcttcttagccacgaaagttgatgtgatattacgatgatgtcccacaacacctgtcaatctacaagtatgtggtgtaacaattgaacattcccagtgtgtcttgaacttttccttgtatgcatgcactcgccatgtacagtctctatttgcacacctcacctcgtattctttgctgctagacttcagtactttgaattccttcctcagagatacagTCCAGAGCTTCACAAcatccttcacatcctcaatggtacgatactttgccccttgtatgacctcattcactctgtattcaaactccggacatctaatatcttgtaccactggattaccaaaaccctctttacgccattcacctaacagtgggaagcgctcatcgtcctcatcgtccgatgagtccccacattgctctattatttgtgcatcctggtcttctttctccatgtcctccacaattttaggtatccgctcgccttcatctgctaaaccttgtggttctggttctggagcttgcatgttctcttcttctttatcctcttccatctcttcattgcagtcagatgttgtgtgtgttgacccttcacctaaatcagcggtcttctggtgaatctgaattaccattgcgagaggccacccactttcaagagctgcgtgcatgtaatgttgccattcttccgtactacttatatgcgtcaactcccagaaatccccattagcttctcaggaagtcaaggtatgaaccgtaagcaaatgggtctttggattcacattgaacatcttgtgaagacatttccgtatggactcaaaactcctctctaggggtttatctagactgcattgtcttctttccaatgctgatagatttactccataggaatcatgagtaattctatataagtcaccgtaatgaacttgaaatgccactttgctcgacatatctggccatgcaaagacttcattttaattaatctaatatctataaatatactatgccttcaattataaccactaatccgaaccctaagtgcttacaataataaaaaatactaatcataaaattaaacatacaaaaaaaatctgaaatgacaaagttgagaaatattggttacatgcggttcggatccaaaattctgtagggcttcgccggtttttttacctccctcacccctcctcactccctctcccctctctggatctcgtgggcagaaaatgagggcgcagagggaagggcggagttttatatttgaggggggagcctgccgcccccctgccgggcgacaggccccctgccgccaactggtgggcggcagggggcctgccgcccggcaggggggcggcaggctggcggcagggggcctgccgcccggcaggggggcggcaggctccctccaaggacctctgcgcaaaataaatttatttatatttacatataggtccctaccgcccccctgccgggcggtaggccccctgccgcccccctgccgggcggtaggggtacagaACTGTAAAACCcgaaatcaaaaatatatttctgtaaatttttttttgaaaaatacaaaaataaaaaaatgcttaTATAGGAAGCCCCCCGCTGCAATTCCCTCACAGCGTGCCTGCGCCTCGAGGCTCACTCCTCCGTTCGCAGAACACTGCAGCTCCATCGTACGGCTGCGCCCTCCGGTCCGCCGCCCTAGCACGCGCATTGCTAgagatggcagcggatcgggttcggtgcgggtatccgcgggttttggtttttcgggtttggggttggtttttcgcccacggttttcaagttcgggtttgggtttggttttgggttcggttttgggttttggttttcacccgtggatatccaatggatattcgaaataaatcatttagaattaaaactcatgttttataatatgttaatgataacttgtttacttagactattaaatttattgaaagttgactcatgaaaatatttattatttgttgcctcttatttatacatgtgaatatgtgtatatttatccgcgggtttcgggtatccattcgggtttcgggtatccgcgggtttggttttggtgatggatttccacccgaatcggtttcgggtttcgatttcgggtttcggttttgggtgcacggagactccacccgatccgaacccgacccgttgccatccttacgCATTGCCCTCCACTATGGCTGGGCAAAAAAAACCAAAAACCAAAAAAACCGAACCGAAATAACCGAGTATCGAATGCCCACCCCTACCCTTCATCGCGCTCTCTGTCTCGATCACGATTcacggccggcggccgggacctgaCACAACGCGGCCTAGACCTGGGCATTAACCAAAAacaccgaaccgaaccgaattgAATCTAATTGTCGTTTTTTCGGTTCGGCTTCGGTTTGCGTTTTTATAAAGTTCGgtggtcgggttcgggtttggTTTTGACCCTGCGCTGAACCGAAAACTCTGACAGCCCAAAATCCCAACCCAACCTACTGGAGCCCACCTTGACCCATGAAACAGGTGCAATACATGTTCACGGTCTCCAAATCTTTAAGAATCGAAACCTGGGTTATTCCCTGAGCTGTGAATGAGCCACGTCGTCGGCTATTtccggccgtcggatcggccaGGCGGACGACCGAGATCGTGCCTTTTCCGATTGTTTTCGAAAAACCCCTTGAACTCTAGTAAAATCAACCTGCGGTCCCACCTCCTCTCTCTGGTAATTTTGCGAAAAAACCCTTAGATGTTCTAAAAacaacccgcagtccaaccACACCGAGATCCGGCACCCCTTCACCGTGcccctacgccgccgccgccgccaccgccgtcaggTTGCGTGGACCCGGGAACCAAAGTCCTCCAACTGCTCCGCCGCACGATGCGTAACATTCGTAGGAGCGTGGGAGGCAAGACGACCTCCCGTCTAGATCTCCAACCCCACTGCGCAGCccatctccgccgccaccgccctctcTTGCTCAGTCGCCCCGGCCCCCGCGACGTCGAAAGAGTCGACAAGACGAGCCGCCTCCCCGACGACCTCCGCTGTCGCGTCATCGCCCTGATGCGCTGCCCCATCGCGACTCAGGCGCCCCCGAAGCCCTACCTCGACATGCTGCCCCACCCCATCGCCGCTGTTGTGGCTTTGGCTATCCCCAACGTGCCGCCCAAGCCAGGAGCGGCATCACCGCGCACCCCAGCCCCGGCTGAGCTTGTCCCATCCCGAATAGGCGGAGTTGGAGAGGAGTCGGCGGAGCTCGAGATCCCCCGGGACGGGACGGTGGTGGTGCTAAACGAGAGCAACTTTGATGCGGTGGTGCGCGCCATGGACTGCCTCTTCGTTGAATTCTACGCCCCCTGGTGCAGCCACTGCAATCGCCTCGCCCCGCAGGTAAAACGATCCCCTCCACGCATGTCTGCTGCCTACTCTGCACTTGCTTGCTTAGTGGTTCACTAGGGAATCGAAGGGAAGCGAGTGAGCATCTCTGAAGTAAACTTCTGCATCATCTATATTAGCATGCGGGTTACTGAATTTACTTCAGTGCATCATCTTTGTTGCCGCAATTCCTATGCAGTTGCCAGCTACAATCCACTGGAGCATGATGTCAATCTTATCATCAATGGCATCCTCCAGGTCTACGATACTGTCTACCCACCAGGTGTTTGATAGAATGCTTAATTTTGCCTAGAGCTTGATCAAGAAGCTTTACTATCCAATCAACAACAGATATCTAATGTTCAGAAACAATAGATTACTTATTGATTGACTAAGGTGTGGTTgctaaaagaaaaaataatccCACGTTGTTTCAGTATTGGCTGCAGCAAGATAATAATTTTGGACTATTGATTGGTCGTGGACTTGTGTCTAATTCTTCCATTTGCAGTGCTGCAGACTGAGAGGATGCACACATGGCCTCCAGGAGGTGCAGCTACGGCACACCCGTGGGGTGGAGGCTGACTCAAATGACATATGGAGTGTAGGTTAGCTGTTCGAGAAAATGCCCAAGCAGCTGTCGGTATAATTGTTGATTTGATGTTGTCTTACTGATTAAAAGTTTCAACTTGCATTGATATCGACTACTAATTTTGACATAGATGATTGTTCCAACAAGCTTGCAGTTGATACTGATGACAAACAATTCCATGCTTTCATTGCTTGCAGAGGATGTCAAGCACTTGCATCCAGTAAGTCAATACCTCCTCTCCCCCCTTGCTCAGAACATAAATATAAATCCAATTTGTGTATTGGATAACCTATTTGTGCTTTATTAGATCCTTTCAGGTTCAGAAATTTTATCCTACCTTTTATCCTACATGCAAGGAAATAATGTGGTGATTActtttatatcaattttattttgttctgTTGTTTATTTTATGTTACTGATTTAATATTATGAATTGTCAattttattcctttcattgGCGCAGGCAAATCTCATGGTTGAATTGATACAAAAGTGCTATTATGTTGATCTTCTGATTTAGTATTGTGCATTAGATAGTGTAATGTTGCAATATCCAATTATCTTATGGATGAATACATCAACATGCTGAACGGTCAGACTTGCACTTATATAAAACAGGCCTACTGTTCTACCTGTATCCGCACCGTAATTCTAGAACATGCCATGTTCACTCCAAAAATATATCAACCAAATGCAATAATGCAACAACTATGCGGTGCTTTGGCAGCTTGGCTGCTGCTCAACACGATGACATTGTGATCCAATGGAATACTTGCATAAGTCGCATGATCTATGACAAGAACCTGTCCtatagggtcagttggatccatgccactacaacttcttgaaattggatttcatgttgaaatccatgccattgagtggcatgattttgaacatgaaacccaatttcacggagttgtggtggcatgaatcaaaTTTTCCAACTGACCCTTTATATATACTAGGTTCTGAATAAGTCAGCTAaattctcattttttttctgagTGCTACCGAAGTGCTATCCTCTGTGCAAATGTACAGATTTTAGTGATAGATGCTAATATTTGGTAGCTTTGCAAATATCATTTCGTGCCACATCCTATCCATATATGAATCAGCCAAAACAATTTGTGGAGATGAAAAATGAAATAAGCCTTTATGAGGTGTACAACTGAGAAATGAAATGGGCCTACTTCTTCTTCCAatctatgtatatatattttgtATAGTGCAAATAAAACAAACTGAAGTGTGTACATTTTCAGGAATGATCTACAAATCCAAGTTGTGAATTACACTTCCTTATATTCAATGATTATGAATCAGTTGAGTTGGgtagtaaatttttttttcatccaaTAATCCTGAATAGGTTGGCTTCTTATCTGAAAATGATGTATCACTACTACCAAAACTGACAGCACAAGTCTTGCATTGTATTTCTGAAATTGGCAACATTTAAGGACCTGAGCTGTCTCTTCTATCAACCATTATGTTGTGAAATCCATTTATATTGTGAAATCCATTATGTTGCTGCATCTATCAACATTATTATTAAATTTCTTAGATGTTATTTCACTATACATTACACATTTACTGAACATCCAATAAAACTTTGTAAAATAAATTACATATTCACAACAACTACGTGAGAGAGAATGAACATAGGGCAAATTGTACAAGATTATGAAACATTTCTTTCTCAATATTTCCTACCAAGTCAAACTCTATTTATCATCAAAACTATTGACAGATATGTATTATGAAGCCTCATGGTAATCACTGGCCTAGCAAACGCCAaagcgcggcaacgccgcgcgtTAGTTCTAGTGTAAACCTAAACCTTATCCTCCCCACGCACCAAGAAGCCAGCACACCtttatcaaaaaaaagaaaaagaaaaaaagaagccaGCACACCAGCTAGCAAAGACAAGGCGGTGGCTGTGCCTCTGGCTCTCCGCCCTCTGTCCGCCCGCGAGGCCAAGCGGCATGGGTGCGCGAGGACGGGCAGCGCGGCGCCGGCAGCAAGCGTAGGTGGCGGCCGAGCCTCCGGCTCTCCGCGAGGCAAAGCGGCGCGAGGCCGAGCGGCACGGCACGCGAGGATGAGCGGTGCGGCGCCGGCAGCAAGCGCAGCGGCTCCCCCGAATGCCCCAGTCGTAACGCGCGGCTCCCCCGCAGGCCGCAGCCACGATTGGAGTGGCCCAGCGTGGAATCGAGGAATTAAGGGTGCGTTTGGTCGACGAGCGAGTTCAGGTAGAATGGAACGGTTCCATTCCAGATTGGAGGAATATAGTGGATCTATCTttatgtttggttggagggatgGGATGACTCCATTTTGTGTTTGGTTGGAAGGATGAGCATCATTTGACGTTTTGTTCCGTTAGCTCCCGTTTtgtgggcccacatgtcatacaCCGGCTTCTTCCTCCCCTGCCTGCTCTCCTCCCTGTTCCTTGAGCGCACCTGCGGCCGCAAGCTCCATACCCCaccgcgccgctgcccgctgTCGGCGCGGGCTCTCTGCGCTCGCcatgcggcgccgccgcccgcttctTCTGCCGCCCGTTGCTGCTGCCGCGGGCTCTGCACGCTGCCCTGCGACGCCGGTGCTCCACCTCCACGCCGAGATCCGCTCGGGCCCGCGTTCCGCCTCCGCGTCGTGCTCCacgccggcccgagctccgcctccgcgctATGCTCTGCCTCGGCCCGAGCTCCACCCCGGCTGGAGCACGGCCTCCGCGTCATGCTCCACGCCGGCtggagctccgcctccgcctccgagcTTGGCCGCCGGCGGAGCTCCGCCTCCACGCCGAGCGCCGCCCTTGTCTCAGGCTCGGCCGCTGCCGGAGTGCCGAGCCCCACCCGCTCCGGCTTTGCAAGGGGCGGTCGGGCAAGGGGCGGCCGCGCAGCGGGGGAGGGGCCGCCGCTGGAGTGCCGCctgcccgcctccgcgccgagcTCCTCCCGCTCCGGCTTCACGAGCAACGGCTGGGCGAGGGGCGGCCCGTGTAGCGGgaggggccgccgccggagtgCCACCTGCCCGCCTCCGTGCCCAGCTCCGCCCACTCCGGGCATGCGGCGGCTTG
This window of the Panicum virgatum strain AP13 chromosome 1K, P.virgatum_v5, whole genome shotgun sequence genome carries:
- the LOC120645933 gene encoding uncharacterized protein LOC120645933 isoform X3, which encodes MRCPIATQAPPKPYLDMLPHPIAAVVALAIPNVPPKPGAASPRTPAPAELVPSRIGGVGEESAELEIPRDGTVVVLNESNFDAVVRAMDCLFVEFYAPWCSHCNRLAPQLPATIHWSMMSILSSMASSRSTILSTHQCCRLRGCTHGLQEVQLRHTRGVEADSNDIWSVDDCSNKLDCLQRMSSTCIQSFQVQKFYPTFYPTCKEIMWQISWLN
- the LOC120645933 gene encoding uncharacterized protein LOC120645933 isoform X2; this translates as MRCPIATQAPPKPYLDMLPHPIAAVVALAIPNVPPKPGAASPRTPAPAELVPSRIGGVGEESAELEIPRDGTVVVLNESNFDAVVRAMDCLFVEFYAPWCSHCNRLAPQLPATIHWSMMSILSSMASSRSTILSTHQCCRLRGCTHGLQEVQLRHTRGVEADSNDIWSVDDCSNKLAVDTDDKQFHAFIACRGCQALASNPFRFRNFILPFILHARK
- the LOC120645933 gene encoding protein disulfide-isomerase 2-3-like isoform X7 produces the protein MRCPIATQAPPKPYLDMLPHPIAAVVALAIPNVPPKPGAASPRTPAPAELVPSRIGGVGEESAELEIPRDGTVVVLNESNFDAVVRAMDCLFVEFYAPWCSHCNRLAPQCCRLRGCTHGLQEVQLRHTRGVEADSNDIWSVDDCSNKLAVDTDDKQFHAFIACRGCQALASSKSIPPLPPCSEHKYKSNLCIG
- the LOC120645933 gene encoding uncharacterized protein LOC120645933 isoform X1 translates to MRCPIATQAPPKPYLDMLPHPIAAVVALAIPNVPPKPGAASPRTPAPAELVPSRIGGVGEESAELEIPRDGTVVVLNESNFDAVVRAMDCLFVEFYAPWCSHCNRLAPQLPATIHWSMMSILSSMASSRSTILSTHQCCRLRGCTHGLQEVQLRHTRGVEADSNDIWSVDDCSNKLAVDTDDKQFHAFIACRGCQALASSKSIPPLPPCSEHKYKSNLCIG
- the LOC120645933 gene encoding uncharacterized protein LOC120645933 isoform X6 — its product is MRCPIATQAPPKPYLDMLPHPIAAVVALAIPNVPPKPGAASPRTPAPAELVPSRIGGVGEESAELEIPRDGTVVVLNESNFDAVVRAMDCLFVEFYAPWCSHCNRLAPQLPATIHWSMMSILSSMASSRSTILSTHQCCRLRGCTHGLQEVQLRHTRGVEADSNDIWSVDDCSNKLDCLQRMSSTCIQQISWLN
- the LOC120645933 gene encoding uncharacterized protein LOC120645933 isoform X4; protein product: MRCPIATQAPPKPYLDMLPHPIAAVVALAIPNVPPKPGAASPRTPAPAELVPSRIGGVGEESAELEIPRDGTVVVLNESNFDAVVRAMDCLFVEFYAPWCSHCNRLAPQLPATIHWSMMSILSSMASSRLRGCTHGLQEVQLRHTRGVEADSNDIWSVDDCSNKLAVDTDDKQFHAFIACRGCQALASSKSIPPLPPCSEHKYKSNLCIG
- the LOC120645933 gene encoding uncharacterized protein LOC120645933 isoform X5 gives rise to the protein MRCPIATQAPPKPYLDMLPHPIAAVVALAIPNVPPKPGAASPRTPAPAELVPSRIGGVGEESAELEIPRDGTVVVLNESNFDAVVRAMDCLFVEFYAPWCSHCNRLAPQLPATIHWSMMSILSSMASSRSTILSTHQCCRLRGCTHGLQEVQLRHTRGVEADSNDIWSVDDCSNKLAVDTDDKQFHAFIACRGCQALASSKSHG